A genomic stretch from Thermoanaerobaculia bacterium includes:
- a CDS encoding ester cyclase: MTPSAARENQVEANKATVRRMLSDLSNRNVAGFTEALASDYVRHSQAMPPELQELRGRNVMHEWLSSCFVTFPDYHEEVEWLVGEGDFVAWRSRARGTQAGPFGPFPPTHRQMDLVIIGMHRFDDGLVAETWTSWDNLAALTQLGHMGGET, encoded by the coding sequence ATGACCCCAAGTGCCGCTCGCGAGAATCAGGTTGAGGCGAACAAGGCAACCGTCCGGCGCATGCTGTCGGACCTGAGCAACAGGAATGTCGCGGGCTTCACGGAGGCGCTCGCCTCGGATTATGTCCGCCACTCCCAGGCGATGCCTCCAGAGCTTCAGGAGCTTCGCGGGAGGAATGTGATGCACGAGTGGTTGAGCTCGTGCTTCGTCACGTTCCCGGACTATCACGAAGAGGTCGAGTGGCTGGTCGGTGAGGGCGACTTCGTCGCATGGCGCTCGCGAGCTAGAGGCACACAGGCGGGGCCGTTTGGACCATTCCCGCCGACGCACAGGCAGATGGACCTTGTCATCATCGGCATGCACCGCTTCGACGATGGGCTGGTGGCGGAAACCTGGACCTCGTGGGACAACCTTGCGGCGTTGACGCAACTGGGCCATATGGGCGGCGAAACATAG
- a CDS encoding type II toxin-antitoxin system HicA family toxin: protein MKVRELIRLLERDGWVVVRTRGSHRQFHHSSKRGTVTVSGGLGVDVPTGTLRSALKQAGLIEEKE from the coding sequence GTGAAGGTCCGAGAGCTCATCCGGCTTCTTGAAAGGGACGGGTGGGTCGTCGTGCGGACCAGGGGGAGTCACCGGCAGTTTCATCATTCTTCGAAGCGCGGAACTGTGACCGTGTCTGGTGGACTAGGCGTGGATGTTCCGACAGGGACCTTGCGCAGCGCATTGAAGCAAGCCGGCCTGATCGAGGAAAAGGAGTAG
- a CDS encoding type II toxin-antitoxin system HicB family antitoxin, translated as MQYLVVIEKGDSSFGAYVPDLPGCIAAAETEDEVRVLIREAIELHIEGLKEDGAPIPLPSSSGTLVEVGAA; from the coding sequence ATGCAATACCTAGTCGTCATTGAGAAGGGTGACTCGAGTTTTGGAGCCTATGTTCCTGATCTCCCTGGCTGCATTGCTGCCGCCGAGACGGAGGACGAAGTTCGGGTCCTGATTCGTGAAGCGATCGAGCTTCACATTGAAGGTTTGAAAGAGGATGGTGCGCCAATCCCACTTCCCTCCTCCTCGGGCACACTCGTTGAAGTGGGCGCCGCCTAA
- a CDS encoding AraC family ligand binding domain-containing protein has protein sequence MRTRWFGLLVALAAASPTLAQSPAPAPAKAPPQATAIRSTEILAEAQRNPAGALADSVLRVVPIESSYNVGVSVVRRSRVEGKTPPDAIVHDAITEVYQILEGRGVLVTGGTLEAPTAFPLDGPIVRQIIGPSAFGKVILGGTRQEVGPGDIVVIPPHTAHGFVEITTEQILYTLIRIDPQQLLELRSKSN, from the coding sequence ATGCGTACCCGGTGGTTCGGCCTCCTTGTCGCTTTGGCAGCAGCCAGTCCCACGCTGGCGCAAAGTCCGGCGCCGGCGCCGGCGAAGGCCCCACCGCAGGCAACCGCGATCCGCTCGACAGAGATCCTGGCGGAGGCGCAGCGCAACCCTGCCGGCGCCCTCGCGGACTCCGTGCTGCGGGTCGTTCCGATCGAGTCGAGCTACAACGTCGGAGTTTCGGTCGTCCGCCGCTCTCGGGTGGAGGGAAAGACGCCGCCGGATGCGATTGTGCATGACGCCATTACCGAGGTCTATCAGATCCTCGAAGGCAGGGGCGTGCTCGTCACCGGGGGGACGCTCGAAGCTCCCACCGCCTTCCCCCTCGACGGTCCGATTGTCCGTCAGATCATCGGACCGAGCGCCTTCGGCAAGGTGATTCTGGGCGGGACACGACAGGAGGTCGGGCCAGGAGACATTGTGGTCATCCCTCCGCACACCGCTCATGGCTTCGTCGAGATCACGACGGAGCAGATCCTCTACACGCTCATTCGGATCGATCCACAGCAGCTCCTCGAGTTGCGCAGCAAATCGAACTGA
- a CDS encoding sulfite exporter TauE/SafE family protein: protein MAYGVSASSLLMSFGLPPAVVSATVHAAECFSTGASAISHRAFGNVNTALFRRLLVPAVLGAVVGAYLLASFPGEAMRPVIAVYLLGMGAIIIVKAFREFPPRTVSTHLAPLGFVGAFVDAVGGGGWGPIVASTLIARGNDVRSTVGSVNAVEFFVTVAASITFLATIGLSNWSVILALALGGLLAAPLGAWACRHVPVKPFMVGVGVLVCLLSLRTLIQYVRAA from the coding sequence ATGGCCTATGGAGTCTCGGCCTCGAGCCTGTTGATGTCCTTCGGACTTCCGCCTGCGGTGGTGAGTGCGACGGTACACGCGGCCGAGTGCTTCTCGACGGGAGCCTCCGCGATCTCGCACCGGGCTTTCGGAAACGTCAACACGGCGCTGTTCCGTCGCCTGCTCGTTCCCGCCGTCCTGGGTGCCGTGGTCGGCGCCTATTTGTTGGCGAGCTTTCCCGGCGAGGCGATGCGGCCCGTGATCGCGGTCTATCTTCTCGGCATGGGGGCGATCATCATCGTCAAGGCATTTCGGGAGTTTCCGCCGCGAACGGTGTCGACGCATCTGGCTCCTCTCGGATTCGTGGGTGCCTTCGTCGACGCTGTCGGTGGTGGCGGGTGGGGGCCCATCGTCGCGAGCACGCTCATCGCGCGCGGAAATGACGTGCGGAGCACGGTTGGAAGCGTGAATGCGGTGGAGTTCTTCGTCACCGTTGCGGCGTCCATCACGTTCCTGGCAACGATCGGCCTCAGCAACTGGTCCGTCATTCTGGCCCTGGCGCTGGGCGGCCTGCTGGCGGCTCCGCTGGGGGCCTGGGCGTGCCGACATGTTCCAGTCAAGCCCTTCATGGTCGGAGTCGGCGTCCTGGTCTGTCTCCTCAGCCTGCGTACACTGATTCAGTACGTCCGCGCGGCCTAG
- a CDS encoding nuclear transport factor 2 family protein has protein sequence MKRSGLFQGATVAALFFAACAAPTSESVENASTEAAGPVAPTPTAEALLALEREANEAYFKGDAASFAGLLNEPFVMLGADGARLDKTATTEMVAGVRCDVEDGWTLDEPRLSKIDADIYVLSYRSTVDGTCTLDGRTEKALSSVRAATVWVRSGETWRAAFHGENPIFDPRTGEAPPAETAKKMEASSQDAGAALEARPGAPAADPATAAMVAIETAVWEGWKARDAKVLEELTADDLAFVDIFGNVTSGKAETLRFWTGHSCEVKSVRVADGARTSLSSTVAILTFKGILEGTCGGQKFPLIHGTSVYTKDGDAWRLAFTLNHLVRRQG, from the coding sequence ATGAAGAGAAGCGGGCTGTTTCAAGGGGCTACCGTCGCGGCGCTTTTCTTTGCTGCCTGCGCGGCGCCGACGAGTGAATCGGTGGAGAATGCGAGCACCGAAGCGGCCGGGCCAGTCGCGCCGACGCCCACCGCGGAGGCGCTGCTCGCCCTCGAGAGGGAGGCGAACGAGGCCTATTTCAAGGGTGACGCGGCGTCTTTCGCGGGGCTGTTGAACGAACCGTTCGTCATGCTCGGGGCGGACGGCGCGCGCCTGGACAAGACGGCAACCACCGAGATGGTTGCCGGCGTCCGGTGCGATGTGGAAGACGGCTGGACGCTCGATGAGCCGCGACTTTCGAAGATCGATGCCGACATCTACGTGCTCAGCTACAGGAGCACGGTCGATGGCACCTGCACGCTCGATGGCAGGACCGAGAAGGCCCTGAGCTCCGTGCGGGCGGCGACCGTCTGGGTCCGGAGCGGCGAGACGTGGCGGGCAGCCTTTCACGGCGAGAACCCGATCTTCGATCCCCGAACCGGCGAAGCGCCCCCCGCCGAGACAGCGAAGAAGATGGAGGCGTCGAGCCAGGACGCCGGGGCCGCGCTGGAGGCGAGGCCGGGGGCTCCCGCCGCCGACCCTGCCACCGCCGCGATGGTGGCGATCGAAACCGCGGTCTGGGAGGGCTGGAAGGCGCGCGACGCCAAAGTCCTCGAAGAGCTGACGGCAGACGACCTTGCCTTCGTCGATATCTTCGGCAACGTCACGTCCGGCAAGGCCGAGACCCTCCGCTTCTGGACCGGGCATTCGTGCGAAGTGAAGAGCGTTCGCGTGGCCGACGGCGCGCGCACCTCCCTCTCTTCGACCGTGGCCATCCTGACCTTCAAGGGAATCCTCGAAGGCACATGCGGCGGCCAGAAGTTTCCCCTGATCCACGGGACATCGGTCTACACGAAGGACGGTGATGCCTGGAGGCTCGCGTTCACGCTGAATCATCTGGTGCGGCGGCAGGGCTGA
- a CDS encoding protein kinase, with amino-acid sequence MSASEPRLGGLLDRRYRVLERVGEGGAGVVYRALHEEMDRPVAIKVLLSELFPSPVAFARFRREARAAGALVHPHVVTVFDFGRTEEGEPYLAMEFCEGGALSERIADRGALPAAEVVHLLGGIAAAVDAAHRQGIVHRDLKPGNILFNGGVAKVADFGLARMLDSEDPGLTGGHAIGSPFFMSPEQCQGRPAGTASDIYSLGVIAYTLLTGEVPFRRGTAQEVLLAHLTEEPRPPHTVAPRLGRALSLAVMRALAKNPDARPPSAGEFLAGLERACEEQTDENPVPFVAAAATPVAQSGAAARLRRAVRDRSSGAPPEPIGRGEELAWLTELLEMAAAGSGQLVTIAGEPGAGKSTLAHAFLRRARMTAPRALLALGRSPEHFGSAEAYSPFLDALGNLLAGGERAWLAPRLLELAPTWAVHFPGLATETDAVAGEALAGMRSRDRMPREFAAFVAAIAGSGGAGAAGPAGDPRPLVLLLEDLQWADPASVELLVYLAPRLENLKLMLVGTYRPADIESQRHPLRAALASLGRGNLPWSEISPAPFAGSEVAAFLERELGAPPPRELVEFALRRTEGNPLFLLNVLNHLLQSGAVARDGDRVVLARSLDSMDRIVPEGIVALIRDKVDRLDDADRRMLSVASVEGLEFTAAVVARLTERDEMEIEERLRTLQAAHRLVEPIGDLELAGGHSSQRYRFVHSLYQHAFYDTLAPKRRAAKHLLTAEALVALHAGRLETVRVALALHFELGRDLPRAIEHTLAAAELAAARNPRDARPLLAKALELAAKLPPEASVAQRAALLVRLGRHDAETAEFAGDVELYARAEQAVSEALVLEPGSIEARTVLGLIHLERGENERAFLDFARAVERSPAHAAAWDGLSYLFKNAGLWAASLAAQQRAAALDDRFAYSIRRLSVLIYEGRLDEARAEASALVARRPKFAHYNYWRGIAAWYAGDHAEARRWIEQAYALDPADPIAQGVLAFVLATEPGDPTDAGGIGGIGGIGGIGGTARARARELLVTAEPGAAADGTFTYWIAKVHALLGDAPAALEWIRKAANLGYWDAPWMRKDAALATLHELPDFVSLAAEIEARQRAFRAFVARESPVGLGLLPL; translated from the coding sequence TTGAGTGCGAGCGAGCCGCGACTGGGAGGCCTTCTCGACCGCCGCTACCGGGTCCTCGAGCGCGTCGGTGAGGGGGGTGCCGGCGTCGTCTATCGGGCGCTGCACGAGGAGATGGACCGGCCGGTCGCGATCAAGGTCCTGCTCTCGGAGCTCTTTCCCTCGCCGGTCGCCTTCGCGCGCTTTCGCCGCGAGGCCCGTGCCGCCGGCGCCCTGGTGCACCCGCACGTCGTCACGGTCTTCGACTTCGGCCGCACCGAAGAGGGCGAGCCTTACCTCGCGATGGAGTTCTGCGAGGGCGGTGCGCTCTCCGAGCGCATCGCCGACCGCGGCGCGTTGCCCGCCGCCGAGGTCGTCCACCTGCTCGGCGGCATCGCCGCGGCGGTCGACGCGGCACACCGCCAGGGGATCGTCCATCGCGACCTGAAACCCGGCAACATCCTCTTCAACGGCGGGGTCGCCAAGGTCGCCGACTTCGGCCTGGCCCGGATGCTCGACAGCGAAGACCCCGGGCTCACCGGCGGCCACGCCATCGGCTCACCGTTCTTCATGAGTCCCGAACAGTGCCAGGGGCGACCGGCCGGCACGGCGAGCGACATCTACAGCCTCGGCGTCATCGCCTACACCCTGCTCACCGGCGAGGTGCCGTTCCGCCGCGGCACGGCGCAGGAGGTCCTCCTCGCCCATCTCACCGAGGAGCCGCGGCCGCCGCACACGGTCGCGCCGCGGCTCGGCCGGGCGCTGTCGCTCGCCGTGATGCGGGCGCTCGCCAAGAATCCCGACGCGCGCCCGCCCTCCGCCGGAGAGTTTCTCGCCGGACTCGAGCGGGCGTGCGAGGAGCAGACGGACGAGAACCCGGTGCCGTTCGTCGCTGCGGCGGCGACTCCCGTCGCCCAGTCCGGCGCCGCGGCGCGCTTGCGGCGCGCGGTGCGCGACCGTTCGAGCGGCGCTCCGCCCGAGCCGATCGGGCGCGGCGAGGAGCTCGCGTGGCTCACCGAGCTCCTGGAGATGGCCGCCGCCGGCAGCGGGCAGCTCGTCACCATCGCCGGCGAGCCCGGAGCCGGCAAATCGACCCTGGCGCACGCCTTTCTGCGCCGGGCGCGGATGACCGCCCCGCGGGCCCTGCTCGCGCTCGGGCGTTCGCCGGAGCATTTCGGTTCGGCGGAGGCCTACTCCCCCTTCCTCGATGCTCTCGGGAATCTCCTCGCCGGCGGCGAGCGCGCGTGGCTCGCGCCGCGGCTCCTCGAGCTCGCGCCGACCTGGGCGGTGCATTTCCCGGGCCTCGCGACCGAAACCGACGCCGTAGCGGGCGAGGCGCTCGCCGGCATGCGTTCGCGCGACCGCATGCCCCGCGAGTTCGCGGCCTTCGTCGCGGCGATCGCAGGTAGCGGGGGCGCCGGCGCCGCGGGCCCCGCTGGCGATCCCCGCCCGCTGGTCCTGCTGCTCGAAGACCTGCAGTGGGCCGATCCGGCGAGCGTCGAGCTGCTGGTCTATCTCGCGCCGCGGCTGGAGAACCTGAAGCTGATGCTGGTCGGAACCTACCGCCCGGCCGACATCGAGTCCCAGCGCCACCCGCTGCGCGCCGCGCTCGCCAGTCTCGGCCGCGGCAACCTCCCCTGGAGCGAGATCTCCCCGGCGCCGTTCGCCGGCAGCGAGGTCGCGGCCTTCCTCGAACGCGAGCTCGGAGCGCCGCCGCCAAGAGAGCTCGTGGAGTTCGCGCTGCGCCGCACCGAGGGCAACCCGCTCTTTCTCCTGAACGTCCTCAACCACCTCCTGCAGTCGGGGGCGGTCGCCCGCGACGGCGACCGCGTGGTGCTCGCGCGCTCGCTCGACTCGATGGACAGGATCGTCCCGGAAGGGATCGTGGCGCTCATCCGCGACAAGGTCGACCGGCTCGACGACGCCGACCGCCGGATGCTCTCCGTGGCGAGCGTCGAAGGCCTCGAGTTCACCGCCGCCGTCGTGGCGCGTCTCACCGAGCGCGACGAAATGGAGATCGAAGAGCGCTTGCGGACGCTCCAGGCTGCCCATCGCCTGGTCGAGCCGATCGGCGATCTCGAGCTCGCCGGCGGCCATTCGAGCCAGCGCTACCGCTTCGTGCATTCGCTCTATCAGCACGCCTTCTACGACACCCTGGCACCGAAGCGCCGGGCCGCGAAGCACCTGCTGACCGCCGAGGCGCTGGTGGCTCTCCACGCCGGCCGGCTGGAGACGGTGCGCGTCGCCCTGGCGCTGCACTTCGAGTTGGGCCGCGATCTTCCGCGCGCCATCGAGCACACCCTGGCCGCCGCCGAGCTCGCCGCGGCGCGCAACCCGCGCGACGCGCGGCCGCTCCTCGCCAAGGCGCTCGAGCTCGCGGCGAAGCTCCCGCCCGAGGCGTCGGTGGCGCAGCGCGCCGCACTCCTGGTGCGGCTGGGCCGCCACGACGCCGAGACCGCCGAGTTCGCGGGCGACGTCGAGCTCTATGCGCGCGCCGAGCAGGCGGTCTCCGAGGCGCTGGTCCTCGAGCCCGGCTCGATCGAGGCGCGCACGGTCCTCGGCCTCATCCACCTCGAACGCGGCGAGAACGAACGCGCTTTCCTCGACTTCGCGCGCGCTGTCGAGCGCTCCCCGGCACACGCCGCCGCCTGGGACGGTCTGTCCTACCTGTTCAAGAACGCGGGGCTCTGGGCGGCGTCGCTCGCCGCGCAGCAGCGCGCGGCGGCGCTCGACGACCGCTTCGCCTATTCGATCCGCCGGCTCTCGGTGCTGATCTACGAGGGCCGCCTCGACGAGGCCCGCGCCGAGGCGTCGGCGCTGGTCGCCCGGCGGCCGAAGTTCGCGCACTACAACTACTGGCGTGGCATCGCCGCCTGGTACGCCGGCGATCACGCCGAGGCGCGCCGCTGGATCGAGCAGGCCTACGCGCTCGACCCCGCCGATCCGATCGCCCAGGGCGTCCTCGCCTTCGTCCTGGCCACCGAGCCCGGCGACCCCACCGACGCTGGCGGTATCGGCGGCATCGGTGGCATCGGTGGCATCGGCGGCACGGCGCGGGCCCGGGCGCGCGAACTGCTCGTCACCGCCGAGCCCGGCGCGGCCGCTGACGGCACGTTCACCTACTGGATCGCCAAAGTGCACGCCCTGCTGGGCGACGCCCCCGCCGCTCTCGAGTGGATCCGCAAGGCCGCGAACCTCGGCTACTGGGACGCCCCCTGGATGCGCAAGGACGCTGCCCTCGCGACGCTCCACGAGCTCCCCGACTTCGTGTCGCTCGCCGCCGAAATCGAGGCCCGCCAGCGCGCTTTCCGCGCCTTCGTCGCCAGGGAGTCGCCCGTCGGCCTGGGGCTCCTCCCGCTCTGA
- a CDS encoding glycosyltransferase family 2 protein, producing the protein MIQGKRVCVVMPAYNAAATLEPTWAEIDRTVVDRILLVDDASADDTVAVARKLGIETHLHPQNRGYGGNQKSCYAAALAGPEEIIIMLHPDYQYTPRLVPAMAAMIAYGEYDIVLGSRILGNGALAGGMPLYKYVANRALTLVENLLLGQKLSEYHTGLRAFRREVLEALPLERNSDDFVFDNEILVQAFAARFRVGELSCPTKYFPEASTIHFAPSVRYGFGVLRAAFAGFLARAGLFRAGFLPSPQASGAPGAGANPRR; encoded by the coding sequence ATGATCCAGGGGAAGCGCGTCTGCGTCGTGATGCCGGCCTACAACGCCGCGGCGACCCTGGAGCCGACCTGGGCCGAGATCGACCGCACGGTGGTCGATCGCATCCTGCTGGTGGACGACGCCTCGGCCGACGACACCGTCGCGGTGGCCAGGAAGCTCGGAATCGAAACCCACCTGCATCCGCAGAACCGGGGCTACGGCGGCAACCAGAAGAGCTGCTACGCCGCGGCGCTCGCCGGACCCGAAGAGATCATCATCATGCTCCATCCCGACTACCAGTACACGCCGCGTCTGGTGCCGGCGATGGCGGCGATGATCGCCTACGGCGAGTACGACATCGTGCTCGGCTCGCGCATCCTCGGCAACGGCGCCCTCGCCGGTGGCATGCCGCTCTACAAGTACGTCGCGAACCGCGCCCTCACCCTGGTCGAGAACCTCCTCCTCGGCCAGAAGCTCTCGGAGTACCACACGGGGCTGCGGGCCTTCCGGCGCGAGGTGCTGGAGGCGCTCCCCCTGGAACGCAACTCCGACGATTTCGTCTTCGACAACGAGATCCTCGTGCAGGCGTTCGCGGCGCGCTTCCGCGTCGGCGAGCTCTCCTGCCCCACGAAGTACTTTCCCGAAGCGTCGACGATCCACTTCGCGCCCTCGGTACGTTACGGCTTCGGCGTGCTGCGCGCGGCGTTCGCCGGCTTCCTGGCCCGGGCCGGACTCTTCCGCGCGGGCTTCCTGCCCTCGCCGCAGGCATCTGGCGCGCCGGGCGCCGGGGCGAACCCGCGTCGATGA